In Urechidicola croceus, a single window of DNA contains:
- a CDS encoding gliding motility-associated C-terminal domain-containing protein, with protein sequence MKKHYFYILIILSIISMNGQNVELVNQFGGRIDFTMIGNTLNTQENGLFAPCSINTESSTELELETTNNIIAAYLYWAGSGTGDFDVKLNGTDISATRRYDDIQESQNLSFFSAYAEVTELIQNNGNTTYTLSDLDLTDVIADYCPNGTNFAGWAILIIYENDSLPLNQINIYEGLQHVPDELNIELDQLNVIDNDGAKIGFLAWEGDAGISINESLRINGNLIGNPPLNPNNNAFNGTNSFTNESNLYNMDLDFYNIQNNIDIGDTDLNIQLTSSQDFVMINTVVTKLNSQLPDATIVIDEFEIENCNERETLLSFSVYNSNSTEVLPSNTPINIYINELLIATTFTSTSIQIDDFESFELNFVIPESELQEFTITTVVNENNDVLEIDSNNNTDFLVVNFPLPPVSVQPNNMETCNIGFGTGIFDLGAVYDTLSNSLDEDTELFFYPSEEDFLNNTNEINTAFEYTSLYNPQTIYIKTENTNTSCFSFTTFELTVYNCPPTIPDGFSPDGDSINDTFFIDGLYDIFIDFDLKIYNRYGNLVYEGNQQTQEWNGRLNNTKELVPTGVYFYVLYPNNIDYKTVQGRLYVSR encoded by the coding sequence ATGAAAAAACACTATTTCTATATTTTAATTATTTTATCTATTATTAGTATGAATGGTCAAAATGTAGAATTAGTCAATCAATTTGGTGGACGTATTGATTTTACCATGATTGGTAATACTTTAAATACTCAAGAAAATGGTCTTTTTGCTCCTTGTTCTATAAATACCGAATCTTCAACTGAACTAGAACTAGAGACAACCAATAACATAATTGCAGCGTACTTATATTGGGCTGGTTCTGGAACAGGAGATTTTGATGTTAAATTAAATGGTACTGATATCTCAGCAACTAGAAGATATGATGATATTCAAGAAAGTCAAAATTTATCTTTTTTTAGTGCCTATGCTGAAGTAACTGAATTAATCCAAAATAATGGAAACACAACTTACACACTATCCGACCTAGACCTTACAGATGTAATTGCCGATTATTGTCCTAACGGAACAAATTTTGCAGGTTGGGCTATTCTAATAATTTACGAAAATGATTCACTTCCATTAAATCAAATTAATATATATGAAGGTCTTCAACATGTACCCGACGAATTAAATATTGAACTTGATCAATTAAATGTAATTGATAATGATGGAGCCAAAATTGGTTTTCTTGCATGGGAAGGAGATGCTGGAATAAGTATTAATGAATCTCTTAGAATTAATGGTAACTTAATCGGAAACCCACCGTTAAACCCCAATAACAATGCATTTAACGGAACCAATAGTTTTACAAATGAAAGCAATCTATACAATATGGATCTTGACTTTTATAATATTCAAAATAATATTGATATAGGTGATACAGACTTAAATATTCAACTTACATCCAGTCAAGATTTTGTTATGATAAATACTGTTGTTACCAAACTTAACAGTCAATTACCTGATGCAACAATCGTTATTGATGAATTTGAAATAGAAAATTGTAATGAACGAGAAACACTTCTGTCATTCTCAGTATATAATTCAAATAGTACCGAAGTTTTACCTTCAAATACTCCTATTAACATTTATATAAACGAATTATTAATTGCAACAACATTTACCTCAACAAGTATTCAGATTGATGATTTTGAGAGTTTTGAATTAAACTTTGTAATTCCAGAAAGTGAACTACAAGAATTTACAATTACAACAGTTGTAAATGAAAATAATGATGTTTTAGAAATTGACAGTAATAATAACACCGATTTCTTAGTTGTAAATTTTCCTCTACCACCAGTTAGTGTTCAACCTAACAATATGGAAACTTGTAATATTGGATTCGGAACAGGAATATTTGATTTAGGTGCTGTATATGATACACTCTCAAATTCTCTTGATGAAGATACAGAACTCTTTTTCTACCCTTCTGAAGAAGATTTTTTAAATAACACCAATGAGATCAATACCGCTTTTGAATACACAAGTTTATATAACCCTCAGACCATATACATAAAAACAGAAAACACCAATACTAGTTGCTTTTCATTCACAACTTTTGAATTAACGGTTTATAACTGCCCACCAACAATTCCTGATGGATTTTCTCCAGATGGTGATTCAATAAATGACACGTTTTTTATTGACGGTTTATATGATATTTTTATAGATTTCGACTTAAAAATTTACAACCGCTATGGAAACTTGGTGTATGAAGGAAATCAACAAACCCAAGAATGGAATGGTCGATTAAACAACACCAAAGAATTAGTTCCTACAGGTGTATATTTTTATGTTTTATACCCAAATAATATCGATTACAAAACAGTTCAAGGAAGACTTTATGTGAGTCGATAA
- a CDS encoding DUF6090 family protein, whose amino-acid sequence MKRKNWKKYSLEFLSIFIAVISAFALNNWNDNRKDDNAEQKILLEIKNGLKKDLEDLKTNIKGHKRGIKSCQFWRNIVQDNDVIIDSLQLKFIELTRDFTSLQNNSGYETLKSKGLEIIKNDSLRSKLISLYEYDYYTLRKLEEEYEEMQYQKNYFKDINTILAPNLVFDEKGNLITIETPINLDKTQKNILMSYFMKIEVNRKMVILFYHKTEKKIKDLEILIEKNID is encoded by the coding sequence TTGAAAAGAAAGAATTGGAAAAAATATAGTTTAGAATTCCTCTCTATTTTTATTGCAGTTATTTCAGCATTTGCCCTAAATAATTGGAATGATAACAGAAAAGATGATAACGCTGAACAAAAAATATTACTTGAAATAAAAAATGGTTTAAAAAAAGACCTTGAAGACCTAAAAACAAATATCAAAGGACACAAAAGAGGAATTAAATCTTGTCAGTTCTGGAGAAACATTGTTCAAGATAATGATGTTATTATTGATTCATTACAATTGAAATTTATTGAATTAACTCGAGATTTCACTTCATTACAAAATAATTCTGGTTATGAAACTTTAAAATCAAAAGGACTCGAAATAATTAAAAATGATTCTTTAAGATCAAAATTGATCTCTTTATATGAATATGATTATTATACATTAAGAAAACTTGAGGAGGAATATGAAGAAATGCAATATCAAAAAAATTACTTTAAAGACATTAATACTATACTTGCTCCAAATTTAGTTTTTGATGAAAAAGGAAACTTAATAACTATTGAAACTCCAATTAATTTAGATAAAACCCAAAAGAATATTTTGATGAGTTACTTCATGAAAATTGAGGTAAATAGAAAAATGGTGATTTTATTTTATCACAAAACAGAGAAAAAGATTAAAGATTTAGAAATACTAATAGAAAAAAATATTGATTAA
- a CDS encoding carboxylesterase family protein — protein MKYSKNIFKIFIGLFLIFNFNACSDSGDPVIPDTPRTADDVREDFISLNISSGTSDHVLESTIDNVFWSFRTIVPEVASDSNKRPLIIRLHGGAQNVSENSHTSTSCLVEPGFEGMDAIIISPNSKGSLWFDQANQVQVLALVDLAKTYLPVDINKVVIMGYSDGGNGAWFYSQYYPDLFSAGIPMASSYDTETGNGVEAIDIPLYVIHGSDDELFPIETTEEFVNESIAAGSDIQFITADGLTHYNSCDYVSYLQNAATWLTTTVWN, from the coding sequence ATGAAATATAGTAAAAACATATTTAAGATTTTTATTGGACTGTTTTTAATATTTAATTTTAATGCATGTAGTGATTCTGGAGATCCAGTAATTCCAGATACTCCAAGAACTGCAGATGATGTGAGAGAAGACTTTATTAGCCTCAATATAAGTTCAGGAACAAGCGACCATGTTTTAGAATCTACAATTGACAATGTTTTTTGGTCGTTTAGAACTATTGTTCCAGAAGTTGCTAGTGATAGTAATAAAAGACCATTGATAATTAGATTACATGGTGGAGCACAAAATGTGTCTGAAAATTCACATACATCAACTAGTTGTTTAGTAGAACCAGGATTTGAGGGTATGGATGCAATTATTATAAGTCCAAATAGTAAAGGCTCATTATGGTTTGATCAGGCAAATCAAGTACAGGTTTTAGCATTGGTTGATTTGGCTAAGACATATTTGCCAGTAGATATTAATAAAGTAGTAATTATGGGATATAGTGATGGTGGTAATGGTGCGTGGTTTTATTCTCAATATTATCCAGATTTATTCTCTGCTGGAATTCCTATGGCAAGTTCATACGATACAGAAACTGGTAATGGGGTTGAGGCTATAGATATTCCTTTATATGTTATTCATGGGTCTGATGATGAATTATTCCCAATTGAAACTACAGAAGAATTTGTAAATGAATCTATTGCAGCAGGATCAGACATACAGTTTATCACTGCTGATGGATTGACTCATTATAACTCATGTGATTATGTAAGTTATTTGCAAAATGCAGCAACTTGGCTAACAACAACTGTTTGGAATTGA
- the fsa gene encoding fructose-6-phosphate aldolase — translation MKFFIDTANLDQIKEAQALGILDGVTTNPSLMAKEGITGQENILKHYVDICNIVDGDVSAEVISTDFEGMVKEGEALAALHPQIVVKIPMIKDGVKACKYFSEKGIKTNVTLIFSVGQALLAAKAGATYMSPFLGRLDDISTDGLGLIADIRLIYDNYGFDTQILAASVRHTMHVIDCAKIGADVMTGPLSSITGLLKHPLTDSGLAKFLEDYKKGN, via the coding sequence ATGAAATTTTTTATTGATACTGCAAACTTAGATCAAATTAAAGAGGCTCAAGCCTTAGGAATACTTGATGGTGTAACTACGAATCCATCGTTAATGGCTAAAGAGGGAATAACTGGTCAAGAAAACATTTTAAAACACTACGTTGATATTTGTAATATTGTTGACGGAGATGTAAGTGCTGAAGTTATTTCAACTGATTTTGAAGGAATGGTTAAAGAAGGTGAAGCTTTGGCTGCATTACATCCACAAATCGTTGTTAAAATACCAATGATTAAAGATGGTGTGAAAGCATGTAAGTATTTTTCTGAAAAAGGTATTAAAACTAATGTTACTCTTATATTTTCTGTTGGTCAAGCGTTATTAGCTGCTAAGGCTGGAGCGACGTATATGTCTCCATTTTTAGGTCGTTTAGATGATATTTCAACTGATGGATTAGGTTTAATTGCAGATATCAGATTGATTTATGATAACTACGGTTTTGACACTCAAATTTTAGCTGCTTCAGTAAGACATACAATGCACGTTATTGATTGTGCTAAAATTGGTGCTGATGTAATGACTGGACCTTTGTCTTCAATCACAGGATTATTAAAGCATCCTTTAACTGACAGTGGTTTGGCTAAATTCTTAGAAGATTATAAAAAAGGAAATTAA
- the uvrB gene encoding excinuclease ABC subunit UvrB — protein MEFKLVSEFKPTGDQPEAIKQLTEGILAGEDSQVLLGVTGSGKTFTVANVIQNVDKPTLVLAHNKTLAAQLYSEFKQFFPENAVEYFVSYYDYYQPEAYIPVTGTYIEKDLSINEDIERMRLSTSSALLSGRRDVIVVASVSCLYGIGNPVEFKKNVIPITQGQIISRTKFLHTLVQSLYSRTEVEVSSGTFKVKGDIVTVFPSYGDYAYRIHFFGDEIEDIESFDLENNQVVERFEELTIYPANLFVTSPDVLQNAIHQIQEDLMKQYDYFKEIGKHLEAKRLKERTEFDLEMIRELGYCSGIENYSRYLDGREPGTRPFCLLDYFPDDYLMVIDESHVTIPQTHAMYGGDRSRKENLVEFGFRLPAAMDNRPLKFDEFEAIQNQTIYVSATPADYELQRTEGLFVEQVIRPTGLLDPIIEVRPSLNQIDDLIEEIQVRVDKDERTLVTTLTKRMAEELTKYLSRIQIRCRYIHSDVDTLERVEIMQDLRKGLFDVLIGVNLLREGLDLPEVSLVAILDADKEGFLRSHRSLTQTIGRAARNVNGKAIMYADKITKSMQLTIDETTRRREKQIAYNTANNITPMQIKKSLENNSLIKTNISSFHYDTTANKAAEEELQYLTKGEIEKRIKEKRKSMEEAAKALDFLVAAKMRDEIKVLKEQL, from the coding sequence ATGGAATTCAAACTCGTTTCAGAATTTAAACCAACAGGTGATCAACCAGAAGCCATCAAGCAATTAACTGAAGGTATTTTGGCTGGAGAAGACAGTCAAGTATTATTGGGGGTTACCGGTTCAGGTAAAACATTTACTGTTGCCAATGTTATTCAGAATGTTGACAAACCAACATTAGTATTAGCACATAACAAAACATTGGCTGCACAATTATATTCTGAGTTCAAACAGTTTTTTCCTGAAAATGCTGTAGAGTATTTCGTTTCTTACTATGATTATTACCAACCCGAAGCCTATATTCCAGTAACTGGAACTTATATTGAAAAAGATTTATCTATCAATGAAGATATAGAGCGCATGCGTTTGAGCACCTCTTCTGCTCTACTTTCTGGTCGTAGAGATGTAATTGTGGTTGCATCTGTTTCGTGTTTATATGGTATTGGAAATCCTGTTGAATTCAAGAAAAATGTGATTCCTATAACACAAGGACAAATCATCTCTCGTACAAAATTCCTACACACTTTAGTACAAAGTTTGTATTCTAGAACTGAAGTTGAAGTAAGTAGCGGAACCTTTAAAGTAAAAGGTGATATCGTGACCGTTTTTCCTTCTTATGGCGATTATGCTTATAGAATTCATTTCTTTGGAGACGAAATTGAAGATATTGAAAGTTTTGATCTTGAAAACAATCAAGTAGTTGAGCGATTTGAAGAATTGACCATTTATCCTGCCAATTTATTTGTGACTTCTCCTGATGTTTTACAAAATGCAATTCATCAGATTCAAGAAGATTTGATGAAACAATATGATTATTTCAAAGAAATAGGAAAGCATTTAGAAGCCAAACGATTGAAAGAACGTACCGAATTTGATTTAGAAATGATTCGCGAATTGGGTTACTGTTCTGGAATTGAAAATTACTCTCGTTATTTGGATGGACGAGAACCTGGAACACGTCCTTTCTGTTTACTAGATTATTTTCCTGATGACTATTTAATGGTGATTGATGAAAGCCATGTTACCATTCCACAAACACACGCAATGTATGGCGGTGATAGAAGTAGAAAAGAGAATTTAGTAGAATTCGGTTTCCGATTACCTGCTGCAATGGATAACAGACCATTAAAATTTGATGAATTTGAAGCCATTCAAAACCAGACAATTTATGTAAGTGCCACTCCAGCAGATTATGAGTTACAACGAACTGAAGGTCTATTTGTTGAGCAAGTTATTCGCCCAACAGGATTATTAGATCCAATTATTGAAGTGAGACCGAGTTTGAATCAAATAGATGATTTAATCGAAGAAATTCAAGTTCGTGTTGATAAAGATGAGCGAACTTTAGTTACAACTTTAACCAAGAGAATGGCAGAAGAATTGACCAAATATTTAAGTCGTATTCAAATTCGCTGTCGCTACATTCACTCAGATGTTGATACCTTAGAACGTGTTGAAATCATGCAAGATTTACGAAAAGGACTATTTGATGTACTAATTGGAGTCAATTTATTACGTGAAGGTTTAGATTTGCCAGAAGTTTCACTTGTTGCTATTTTAGATGCTGATAAAGAAGGATTCTTACGTAGTCATCGCTCATTAACCCAAACAATTGGTCGAGCAGCCAGAAATGTTAATGGTAAAGCTATTATGTATGCAGATAAAATAACGAAAAGTATGCAACTTACAATTGACGAAACAACTCGACGTCGTGAAAAACAAATTGCATATAATACTGCAAATAATATTACCCCAATGCAAATTAAAAAGTCGTTGGAAAATAATTCACTTATAAAAACAAATATTTCATCTTTTCACTATGATACAACTGCAAATAAAGCTGCCGAAGAAGAACTTCAATATTTAACTAAGGGTGAAATTGAAAAACGTATTAAAGAAAAAAGAAAATCAATGGAAGAAGCTGCAAAAGCATTAGATTTTTTAGTTGCCGCCAAAATGAGAGATGAAATTAAAGTTTTAAAAGAACAATTATAA
- a CDS encoding SDR family oxidoreductase — MSKVVLITGASSGIGLSIANFLTEKGYTVYGTSRSPKNIEDYTFKLIKLEVTKEDSIKKAVQSIVDAEGRLDVLINNAGKGITGAIEETPTDEMRMVFDTNFFGAIDTMKEVLPYMRQQKYGRIINITSIAGYMGLPFRGIYSATKGALELVTEATNMEVKNFGIHAINVAPGDFATKIAKGRYHTPVYNDSAYKETYQRNLDLMNEHVSDGDDPIKMAKAIYGIIESKNPKIHYKVSNFLGKLSIVLKRILPDTMFQKMLMNHYKL; from the coding sequence ATGTCAAAAGTCGTATTAATTACTGGAGCTTCATCAGGAATTGGATTATCAATAGCCAATTTTTTAACAGAAAAAGGATATACTGTTTATGGTACAAGTAGAAGCCCTAAAAATATTGAAGATTATACTTTTAAATTAATTAAACTAGAAGTAACTAAAGAAGATTCAATTAAAAAAGCTGTTCAGTCTATTGTTGATGCTGAAGGTAGATTGGATGTTTTAATAAATAATGCTGGAAAGGGTATAACTGGAGCAATTGAAGAAACACCTACTGATGAAATGCGAATGGTTTTTGATACCAATTTTTTTGGTGCGATTGATACAATGAAGGAAGTATTACCATATATGCGACAGCAAAAATATGGTAGAATCATCAATATTACTTCTATTGCTGGTTATATGGGATTACCGTTTCGTGGAATTTATTCAGCAACAAAAGGAGCTTTAGAGTTGGTAACCGAAGCAACAAATATGGAAGTGAAGAACTTTGGAATTCACGCAATAAATGTTGCACCTGGAGATTTTGCTACAAAAATCGCCAAAGGGAGGTATCACACACCTGTTTATAACGATTCTGCTTACAAAGAAACATATCAGCGTAATTTAGATTTAATGAATGAACATGTTTCTGATGGGGACGACCCAATTAAAATGGCAAAAGCTATTTATGGGATTATTGAAAGTAAAAATCCAAAAATACATTATAAAGTAAGTAATTTTTTAGGTAAACTATCAATCGTACTAAAACGAATTTTACCTGATACAATGTTCCAAAAAATGTTGATGAATCATTATAAGTTATAA
- a CDS encoding EthD family reductase — MKTRISILLIALSTIFSCQQNQSSDSAKIKKDMIKVAIFYPNGEGKTFDMDYYSNKHMPMASNLFGDSLKAMVIDQGMTGRTPDSPAKYAAIGYFYFETIASFKTSMGENSEKLRKDVPNFTNIIPEIQVSKVQTAE; from the coding sequence ATGAAAACAAGAATTAGTATACTTCTTATTGCCCTTTCGACTATATTTAGTTGTCAGCAAAATCAATCATCTGATAGCGCTAAAATTAAAAAAGATATGATTAAAGTTGCAATCTTTTATCCAAACGGAGAAGGAAAAACATTTGATATGGATTATTATTCGAATAAACATATGCCTATGGCATCAAATTTATTTGGTGATTCTTTAAAAGCAATGGTTATTGATCAAGGAATGACTGGTAGAACACCCGACTCACCTGCTAAATATGCAGCGATTGGATACTTTTATTTTGAAACAATAGCTTCATTTAAAACTTCTATGGGAGAAAACTCAGAAAAACTAAGAAAAGATGTTCCGAATTTTACAAATATCATACCCGAGATTCAAGTAAGTAAGGTACAGACTGCTGAATAA
- a CDS encoding S1C family serine protease gives MKKLILLLLFIPIISFSQSVRSIEIDTYKYIVIDEIIGKHSGEIRRFFTKNLKKGGYNVVNLKKPLKTHDSLPEDLKNNPDLALYLIAEEDTRGCFYITASLLDYNCNVKLAREGKSCGLLSTGIKKSISGLTSYNYKYNPELKRKSPIKKEFVKGEWASNGSGVIISKSGHIITNHHVIENAEDIEVEFILKDEIQKFNAEVVQVDKINDLAIIKIVDINFEDVDEVPFNFKTRSSDVGTKVYAYGYPMALSIMGKEIKVTDGMISSKTGFDGNITTYQITAPIQGGNSGGPLFDEKGNLIGINSSGIRKDVADNVAYSIKTSYILNLIDILPESIELPLNTKLESLPLTEQIKKISNYVVLIKVK, from the coding sequence ATGAAAAAATTAATACTACTATTACTATTTATTCCGATTATATCTTTTAGTCAGTCAGTTAGAAGCATTGAAATAGATACATATAAGTATATAGTAATAGATGAAATAATTGGAAAACATTCTGGTGAAATTCGTCGTTTTTTTACTAAAAACCTTAAAAAAGGAGGATATAATGTTGTTAATTTAAAAAAACCGTTAAAAACTCACGATTCTCTCCCTGAAGATTTAAAAAACAATCCTGATTTAGCTTTATATTTAATTGCTGAGGAGGATACTAGAGGGTGCTTTTATATTACAGCCAGTTTATTAGATTATAACTGCAACGTAAAATTAGCACGTGAAGGAAAAAGTTGTGGATTGTTGTCAACTGGTATTAAAAAGTCTATTTCTGGTTTAACTTCTTATAATTATAAATATAATCCTGAATTAAAAAGAAAAAGTCCTATTAAAAAGGAATTTGTTAAGGGAGAATGGGCAAGTAATGGTTCAGGTGTTATTATTTCTAAATCAGGACATATAATTACTAATCATCACGTTATTGAGAATGCGGAGGATATTGAAGTAGAGTTTATATTAAAAGATGAGATTCAAAAGTTTAATGCAGAAGTAGTTCAGGTTGATAAAATAAATGATTTAGCTATTATTAAAATAGTTGATATAAATTTTGAAGATGTTGATGAAGTTCCTTTTAATTTTAAGACAAGAAGTAGTGATGTAGGCACTAAAGTTTATGCTTATGGTTATCCAATGGCATTATCTATTATGGGTAAGGAAATTAAAGTTACAGATGGAATGATTAGCTCTAAAACAGGTTTTGATGGAAACATAACTACTTATCAAATTACAGCACCAATTCAAGGTGGAAATAGTGGAGGTCCTTTATTTGATGAAAAAGGAAATTTAATTGGTATAAATTCATCTGGAATAAGAAAAGATGTTGCTGATAATGTGGCTTATTCTATTAAAACAAGTTATATTCTAAACCTAATAGATATTCTTCCTGAATCAATAGAATTACCTTTAAATACAAAACTTGAATCTTTACCACTTACAGAACAAATTAAGAAAATATCGAACTATGTTGTTTTGATTAAAGTAAAATAA